GCAGGGTGTCGCGTTCCCATCGGTACGGGTCGTCGGTGCTGTCGCGGGGGGTGGTGAAGGTTGTGGTAGCGACGGGGCCAGATCGTGCCTACAAGCACCAGCCCGGCGTCCAGCAGCGCCCGCACCATGCCGGCAGTCAGCCCCTGTTCGCCGTCCAGGTAGGTCTGGATCTCGTCCAGCCACAGCACGGTGCGGGCCGGGGGCGCGGCGGCCAGGGCGGTGATCTGGGCGGTGTCGGCGGGGTGGATGAGCCACCAGTCGGCCAGCTCGGCGCGGATGGCTTCAACGGCGCAGCGGGTTTTGCCCGCCGAGGAGCCACCGACGAGCAGCACGAACCCACCCCGCGTCGCTGCGGTACGCAGCCGGGCGCGGATCCCGGTCAGGGGCTGGTGGTCGATGTCGCGGGCCACGTAGGCAGGCAGGGCGTCGTCGGCGGCGCCGGGCAGGTGGATCGCCCGGTGGACTCCAAGCCGGTACGGGTCGGCGTCGGTGACGTGCACCGCCCCCGGTGGCCTCGGGCCGACCGCCGACCCTCGCGCATCCCCGGATCCCGCACCGGACGGCGTTCCTCCGGGGAACACCGTGCCGGGGAAGCCGGGGAAGGCCCGGGCGGGGGTGGCCAGGCCCACGGCTTCCAGGAGTCGGCGATGGGCGGTGGTCTCGTCGATGCCGTGCAGGTCACGGGAGACGACGGTCGCCAGCACCGGTGGCATCACGC
This genomic stretch from Parafrankia discariae harbors:
- a CDS encoding toll/interleukin-1 receptor domain-containing protein, with product MSTGDPTTPPDTPVDVFVSYTAADEAWATWTAAVLEAAGCAVVIQAWDAPAGTNLIAWVSQQMTHAARTLAICSPAYFASHWHTQEWTSALAGNTLIPLRVDDCVMPPVLATVVSRDLHGIDETTAHRRLLEAVGLATPARAFPGFPGTVFPGGTPSGAGSGDARGSAVGPRPPGAVHVTDADPYRLGVHRAIHLPGAADDALPAYVARDIDHQPLTGIRARLRTAATRGGFVLLVGGSSAGKTRCAVEAIRAELADWWLIHPADTAQITALAAAPPARTVLWLDEIQTYLDGEQGLTAGMVRALLDAGLVLVGTIWPRRYHNLHHPPRQHRRPVPMGTRHPAPGRRRRCRWAVHSH